The proteins below are encoded in one region of Lactuca sativa cultivar Salinas chromosome 3, Lsat_Salinas_v11, whole genome shotgun sequence:
- the LOC111912936 gene encoding cytochrome P450 CYP82D47: MELFLPFSASIAAIVFSLLLKFLLQSLEGKRVKNREPPQAKGRWPVIGHLRLLGGAELPHRVLGGMADKYGPIFTIKLGVHNVLVVSNAEMAKECFTTNDKVFASRPKSMAVEHMGYNYAILALAPYGDYWRQVRKILTLEVLSQRRVEMLGPLRASEVKASMGDIYNAWVKNKESGSSDMVKVDMKQWFQNLILNVVVRVVSGKRFSPDDKEGVRFQKVIRKFFVLLGTFVVSDFIPYLKPLDLGGYEKKMKMTGEEMYGIVTGWLEDHKRVRAEEKHAQQHERSQVFMDVLISVLEGASPEEFRGFDHDTIIKATCLTVLAAGLDTSSATLTWALCLLLNNPRVLKTAQDELDEHVGRKRAVEESDLKNLVYLDAIVKETLRLYPPGPLNLPHESMEDCVIGGYKIPKGTRLLTNLWKIQHDPNKWSDPEEFQPERFLTSHKHVDVRGNNYELLPFGSGRRVCPAIPFALRSLHTTLATLIQQFVLKNPSNEPIDMSESAGVTISKAIPLEVLLAPRLSLDMYPVAP; the protein is encoded by the exons ATGGAGCTGTTTCTCCCATTTTCAGCCTCTATAGCAGCGATTGTTTTTTCTTTGCTACTAAAATTCCTGCTGCAAAGCTTAGAAGGAAAGAGAGTGAAGAACAGAGAACCACCTCAAGCAAAGGGCCGATGGCCGGTAATCGGACACCTGCGCCTTCTAGGTGGAGCTGAACTACCTCACAGGGTCTTAGGTGGCATGGCAGATAAATATGGCCCCATTTTCACCATCAAGCTTGGTGTTCACAATGTTTTGGTGGTGAGTAACGCTGAGATGGCGAAAGAGTGCTTTACCACAAATGATAAGGTGTTTGCAAGTCGACCCAAGTCAATGGCAGTAGAACACATGGGCTATAACTATGCCATCTTGGCTCTAGCTCCTTATGGTGACTACTGGCGACAAGTGCGCAAGATCTTGACACTCGAGGTTCTCTCTCAGCGACGCGTGGAGATGCTTGGACCTCTTCGTGCTTCAGAGGTTAAAGCATCCATGGGAGATATATATAATGCTTGGGTAAAGAATAAAGAGAGTGGAAGTTCCGACATGGTAAAGGTGGATATGAAACAATGGTTTCAGAACTTGATATTAAATGTTGTGGTCAGGGTTGTTTCAGGAAAAAGGTTTTCACCTGATGACAAAGAAGGGGTTCGATTTCAAAAAGTGATAAGGAAATTCTTTGTGTTATTGGGCACATTTGTGGTGTCTGATTTTATTCCATATCTCAAGCCTTTGGACCTGGGAGGATACGAGAAAAAAATGAAGATGACAGGAGAAGAGATGTACGGAATTGTAACAGGATGGCTAGAGGATCACAAGAGAGTGAGGGCGGAGGAAAAGCATGCGCAGCAACATGAAAGAAGCCAAGTCTTCATGGATGTTCTGATTTCCGTTCTTGAAGGTGCCTCCCCAGAGGAATTCCGTGGTTTTGACCATGATACCATAATCAAGGCTACATGTTTG ACTGTTTTAGCTGCGGGATTGGACACATCGTCTGCAACGTTAACATGGGCTTTATGTTTGTTGCTCAACAACCCAAGAGTATTAAAAACTGCCCAAGATGAATTGGATGAGCATGTTGGAAGGAAGAGAGCAGTAGAGGAGTCGGACCTGAAGAACCTTGTTTACCTTGACGCAATCGTTAAAGAAACACTGCGTTTATACCCACCTGGACCTCTAAACCTTCCTCATGAGTCCATGGAGGATTGCGTTATTGGTGGCTACAAAATCCCTAAAGGCACACGTTTATTGACTAATCTTTGGAAAATTCAACATGATCCTAATAAATGGTCAGATCCTGAAGAATTTCAGCCAGAAAGATTCTTGACAAGTCATAAACATGTTGATGTCAGGGGAAACAATTATGAATTGCTTCCTTTCGGTAGTGGTAGAAGAGTATGCCCTGCTATTCCCTTTGCTCTTCGGTCTTTGCATACAACTTTAGCTACTTTAATACAACAATTTGTGCTTAAAAACCCATCGAATGAGCCCATTGATATGAGTGAAAGCGCTGGAGTGACTATCAGCAAAGCCATCCCACTTGAGGTCCTTCTGGCGCCTCGTTTATCCCTTGATATGTACCCTGTTGCTCCATGA